The DNA window ATGAATATATCCAATTTTAACAAAGTTTTTGTAGAGTTTCTACTATACATGGCTCTACCTAAAATTTCATCCTGCTAACATCGTGCATGTAAACAACACCAAAAAACATAACCATCCATCAAAACACATGTTGCCTCAAGCATATCACcagtcaatttaatatttatccaCTTAGTGATTACACAACATCGTCTTTAAACATTTATTCCAATTCTAAGACAATATCATAATTTCCTAATTCCTAATTCTTAATTCCTGAACCTACATGACATAGAATATATTACAAATGctagaaaaaaactatatactaactcaaaaaatattttttttttatcttacctTAAACAATCCACACCAATCATCTATTATAGTCATCTATTTAGAATGATCCTGGAGCTGACTCCACTAAAACAGTGGTTCCTCAAAAGAGGATTTCATCACACTTGTGATATAACACGTAGCTTTAATATTTGTAAACTCGCAAAACAAATTCACATAAagtcattcatttttatttaatgtaaatattaaaataacctaataaaaatcaataacttcaaaataaaaatcaaatacaatacCCTTATACTACGAAACTACATTATATAATTCTTCACCCAACAGTATCGGCGGTGCAACATCCCTTTCAATCTTACCTTTCAAAAAGTCATTTATATCATTTCTATATCAATGATGACTTGGCACGAATCTTCAGTGATAATAAAAAAGGCTCTACCACTATTCATTAAGGTGAAGGTCTAATTACTTTCCATATAGTTTGGACAAGATAATTCTCCATATGTGCTCCAACCCAAAACCATCTTATACGCAGACAAGCATTTATAGTCCACGTTAATGGTGTCTTCatctgaaaattttgttttcttgagatATCATATGTTAAAGTCCCAACTGACCATAACtaattcaactcatcaatcaatggttGAAGATAAACATCTATATCCCTACTTTAGCTGTAAGGACCAAGTATAACCATAAACAAGAACATGaattactaaaacgacgtcgttttgattaaaaaaaagacccgaccgacccggtgacccggtcaaaacccggaacccgggccttggaccCGGCCGAGTCTGAAAACTATGCTTCATAGATATCCCTATGGACAAGTTATAAAATGTTACTATGaccaatcaataaaaatatggtgcaataaatgatttaaatgatttaaatggATTAAATCCATTTGTATATAGGCTACGATGCATGTTCTGCGGTTTCATTGAAAACTAAGGATGCATCCTATTAAACTGCTTCCAAACTTTACTATCGATAGGGTGAAACATGACTCCATCCACAACATTGTCTTAATAATGCCATGTGTTCATAATTCTTTATAGACATAAATAACCTTTACAACTTACGAATGATTGAGAAGGATCTCAATTTTTTGTATGCGATAAATGTCCTTTCTTTACCACTATTGGTTTATATTGAGCATGCTAATATATTTTGCTCTTGGTAAAATTTGCATATTCACTGTAGTATAACATGTAAAAGTTTGGATACATTAATTTTATGGTATCCTAGGTTAAGAGGTTTCATAATGgatttaacaatataaaaactttGTTTCAGCCTAACCCTTTTAGGTAACATGCTTTTAGCCCATTTAATTATGCTATCATAACTGGCTTCACTCAAACCATAACCTGACTTGATTATAAAAACTCGTGCAATAGCCAATAATTTATATTGAGTTATGCACTCATCCTATAATGGTTTATctaaatcttttaaaagttttaaaaacctAGTTGTATctacatttgatttttaatatgaagGGATGTTACATGATTCTTCACTTGAATAACCATGATTCATTCTTATTGCATCTATCACCATACTCTTATAAGGATTGCTATTATCATCTGCAAATCCATGTATGTTGCTAGAATTAGAAGTTGAGCCTACCAATcttttttaacatggttttgtgaggaacatatggttctccatATGCATACCAACATAAGTGTTTATCGACGAACTATTTTTTAAGTAGATGCATCATCACAACATATTTATGGTTaaactttttattcttacatttcATACATGGACATCTAATTTCATTTGCACTAATATTCCTCGATTTAGAAtgtacaaaattaataaaacctttaACCCCTTAAAGATAATCATGCCTATACAACCCTTCAAATGAATCTTAATACatccaaaaacaataattcattGCTTAATTATgacacctatatatatatatagaataatattgatttaattaattaaaaaaatcaattttccttaattttccaacttaataataaaattaaaaaaatatgattgataCCTATTAAAGTAACCcatcatttattcaattataacaCACGtaagttataaaatcaaactcattttcatcaaatgacaaCAAAATTCTATTTCTCCTAAATCCCAAATAAATCCTAGCATACAAATCACAcattaatacaataaatttaTCTAGAATATACaagcaaattataaaaaaataaataaataaacctaaaacataaatgagTTATAAAAAATTGGTGGGTTTGCTTACTTAATGTATCaaaacttcacaaaaaaaattaataatcaatgtTGACACTACTAATAAATATAGATCGACGCTGGTGGGTTGGGGTAACCGGCTTTGTGATAAAATAGGGGGGTTGTTGGTATTAAGTTTTTtggtggaagaagaagaaaaggaagaagaataaAGGGAGGAACTGTCAATTATAACTTACTTacatttgttgaaaaaaatattccatcagTAAATCACGATGTGTAAAATTACTAATAGAATTGCCAAtgtattatagaatgtatatcaTGTATCTATCAGAATAGGAAATTAATATAGGATGTAATCATTACAGTTACTCATGTATCTATCAGAATAGGAAATTAATATAGGATGTTGTAATCATTACAGTTACTGTAGTGTTCTGCTGCCTCTATATAAATAGAAAGGTTGGCTAAGGCACAACTTAACACATtccattattctcaacttggtatccgagccacaaaaccctaaaataaattaaacctaCTTTTCTCACAGCCTCCCAGCCTCCCTTCTTCAATGGAACAGCCGCCACATACATCTTCAAATTCTGCAGCACCAGCAGTCCAGCTTTCTTCTTCTCCAGCAGTGCAGCCCTCTTTTCTTACAGCGCCTCTTGTGCTTTCCTCTGCTGCGTCACCGCCTGGATTCTCCTCTGCCATGGCTGGTGAATGCCTCCTCTTGCAGCCCACGTCTGCTGCCTCTACTGCCGCAAGCATTATCTCCCTTTCTCACACTCATCAAGTCATCTCCCTCAAATTAACAAACACCAATTATTTATATTGGCGTATGCAGATGCTGCCTTATCTCCTAGGCCaaggatttttttggttttgttgatggCTCCAACACATGTCCATCAACACATGTTCTTGCCCATGATGATATCTCTCTTCAGGTAAATCCGCTTTTTTCAAACCTGGAAACAACAGGACCAACTCATTCTAAGTGCTCTTCTTTCCTCCCTATCTATGGAAGTTTTGCATCTTGTTGTTGGCTGTCAAAGTTCTTGTTCAGCTTGGGGCACTCTTGAGCGAGCTCTCGCTTCAACCTCCAACTCTCGTATTATGCAACTTCACGGCTCTCTTCAGGATCTTCGACAGGGTGATGAATCAGTAACTCAATTTATGCAAAAAGCGAAGgccttatttgatgaattggccGCTGCTGGTCGGCCAGTTTTACTTGaagatttcaatttatatgtgtTTCGTGGTCTTCGGGGAGAGTTTAAAGACTTAGTTACCAGTCTTATTACCAAGGCTGAACCTTTATCATATGCAGATCTTCATAGCCATCTCCTCacacatgaatttcttcacaaaTCTTCTGCTGCTATACATGCTCCTCTGCTGCCCACACCTAGCATTCCATCTTCTGCTCTTGTTGCGCAGCGCCAGACTTTTGGCAATTCTGGCCGCAGCAGGGGCTGCTTCAACGGTGGCTGGCGTCCCAACCAGTCCAAGAGCAGAGGCAACCAATTTGCTGGCTCTAGACCTGATCACCGCAGCTTCCAAAACTCCTCCTTCGGTGACAATAGGCAGGGCTCTTGGCAGCGCAATAAGGGGCAGAATCCACGCTGCCAACTGTGTTAGAATTTCAGCCATACAGCTCCCCATTGCCCTCAATTCCAGCAGCGAGGTTATGGCCAACAGCCTACTGCCAATCTGGTGCAGCGCAATCTCTCCTCAACCGGTTCTGTTTATTGGTTTCCGGATACCGGTGCCAATCAACACGTCACACCTGATCTTGCCACCTTGACTACTTCAGAATCATATCTTGGTAATgataatttgcatgttggtgatggtaagggccTCCCTATATCTCATCTCggtcatacaaaaatatatacaccaCATCGTTCTTTCACCTTatctaatgttcttcatgttcctaCAATTACGAAACCTCTGCTCTCTGTTCAGAAATTTTGTcttgataataatgtttattttgaatttcaccctcgtgtgttttatgtcaaggatctcaaCACCCATGAAATCCTTCTCTCAGGTCAGAGTAAAGATGGTCTCTATGCCCTTACCAAGTCTTCCGTCACGTCAGTTCCTCAAGCCTATTGGTCTCCCTGCACTTCCGCCTCTGCCGATTTATGGCATCGTCGACTAGGTCATCCTACTACAcgtatttttcaattgttaatctcgaaaaataagatcatttgtaacaacaaacgtcttaattttcaatgtcaaagttGTCCTTTAGGAAAATCATCACGTTTGTCTTTAGGAcctacgggtcacaaaacttctgctccgcttgaattaatttttagtgatgtatgggccctgctccttttttttcttcagatggctatcgttattttgttatctttgttgatgctTATACTAAATATGTATGGTATTATCCTCTCGTTGCCAAGTCTGATGTTTACtctgtttttcatcaatttcagacTCTCGTTGAAcatcaattttcattaaaaataaaatctgtttaAACTGATTGGGGCGGTGAATACTGCAAATTATCCACATTTTTTCAGATTgttggtattcatcatcgtcTGATTTGTCCTcacactcatgaacaaaatgacATAGTAGAGCGTCGTCATAGGCATATTGTGGAAACAGGTCTTACTCTTTTAGGGCAATGTAAAACACCTTTTCGATTTTGgaattatgcttttgaaaccTCTGTTTATCTTATAAATCGCATGCCTACTCTTGTTCTTGTCCATTGCTCTccgtttgattgtttatttcacCGGTCTCCTGATTATCATTTTCTGCGTACTTTTAAGTGtctctattttccttttctgcgtccatataataatcataaattggattttcgTTCCTCTCCATGTGTGTTCTTTGGATATAGTTCCTCCCATCTTGGTTATCGATGTTTTGACATTGCATCTCATCGCATTTATATTTCCCGTCATGTCCGTTTCCATGAACATGTGTTTCCTTTTGATAATTCTGAACAGATTGCAAAGGTTTCCACCACAACCCCCATCCCACCCGCTACTATCACCCTTCCAAACTTGTTAAACCACCCACCACCACCCACTTCCATCAGCCACCCAAACAGCCCACAGCACACAGCTCTGCCACTCCAAACAGCCACCCGACCACACCTCCCGACCATCCTTTGGCCATCATCACATGCTTGTTTATCTAACCCTTATAATGCAGGTTTAGGTCGTAAATTGATCTCCTTTCCTCATGGTCTTGGGGCACTCTCTAGCCCCTCCTCTGCTTCGCCCACCCTGGCCAACATTCCTGCAGATTCGGTCTCTGCCGACAGCCCCTCCTCTGCTGACAGTCCTATGCTGGAGGCTGCTTCTTCATCATCCTCTCCCGCAGGTCTGCAACTTATGGTTGATTTATCTTCTTATCAGCTGCCACAGGTCTCCTCATTGCCACCATCTTCCCCTGTGTCTCCACCAGTACGCATCAGCCATCCTATGACTCTCAGACCGCGGCAGCCGAAGACAGCAAACCTGGCTGCTTCCGCTGCCGCCACCTCTGCCTCTACACGGGTACTGCATTCTCCTTCTTCTGAGCCCTTTGCATTTTCTGATGCTGACCGGTATGCAGTTTGGCATAATGCTATGTGTGATGAGATCGCTGCTTTGCGCTCAAATCGTACTTGGTCTTTGGTTCCGTTTCATTCTtctatgaatgttgttggtagTAGATGGGTATATCGGATCAAACGTCGTGTTGATGGTAGTATTGAGCGCTATAAAGCGCGCCTTGTTGTTAGAGGTTTTACTCAGCAGGAAGGtattgattattctgaaaccTTCAGTCCAGTTATTAAGCAGGCCACTGTCCGATTGGTTTTCTCTATCGCGGTTTCGCGAAATTGGAAGATTCATcagcttgatattcataatgccttcctcaatggtgttcttactgaagaggtctacatgaaacagcctccaggttttgttgactctTCTCTTCCATCTCATGTGTGCAGATTGCACAAATCattgtatggtttgaaacagGCACCGAGAGCATGGTACACTCGTCTAAGTGATTTTTTGCTCTCCATCGGTTTTCGAGCttccaaggttgacacctccCTGTTTATCTTATCTGATGGtactaatatcttttatctcctggtgtatgttgatgatattctgctcACGGGTAGCAACTCTGCTATGCTCCATCACCTTATACAGTTACTCAGCTCTGAGTTcaagcttcgtgacttaggTGTTGTTCACTACTTTCTGGGTATTGAAGTTCAGTCTATCGGTATGGGTTTAATGTTGcgtcaacataaatatattcttgacatcctcacCTGAGCTAGTATGACTTCCTGCAAACCAGTTGATACTCCAGTCTCCCATTCGAAAGTCATTTTATTACCGGATCATTCATTCTCTGATCCTACACGATTTCGTCAAATTGTgggtgctcttcaatatcttACCTTCACCCGTCCAGATATATGCTTTGCTGTTAACagagtctgtcagtttatgcatgctcctacagattctcattgggCCGTTGTCAAACGTATTTTACGCTATCTTAAAGGTACGACATCTTATGGTTTCCATATCACTCGAGGCTCCTTTTTTGCTCTACATGGCtttacagatgcagattgggctagtagtattgatgatcgcaagtcTACGAGTGGCTATCTTGTCTTTTTTGGTCAGATGCCGATTTCTTGGAAATCCGGCAAGCAACGCACTGTTGCTCGCTCCTCTACTgaggctgagtataaagccCTTGCTAATGGTACCGCTGAAGTCATTTGGCTTCAATACTTGTTAACAGATTTGCAGGTTCCCTCAGTCTCTGCTCCtaccatttggtgtgataatcttggTGCTACCTATCTCTCAGCAAATCCTATCTTCCATGCTCGTACTAAGCATGTTGAAGTGGATTATCACTTTGTCCGTGACCGTGTTGCCAAGAAAGAAATTCAGATTCGTTTTGTTCCCTCTCGGGATCAACTTGCCAATGTCTTCACTAAACCGCTTCCTGTTGCATCCTTTACTGCTTTTCGGTTCAAGCTTCGGGTTGATCCCccaccctcagcttgaggggACATATTATAAAATGTATATCATGTATCTAtcagaatagaaaattaatataggatGTTGTAATCATTACAGTTACTGCAGTGTTCTGCTGCCtctatataaataggaaggttGGCTAAGGCACAACCTAACACATTCCATTATTCTCAACTCAATGGATTTTTAATcgatcttatttttattttttactcaataaatgatttaattagtaATTATCAACGAAACGTAGTTTGTTGTTATTTCTATTGGAAACTGCTGATGAAAATTCTCCATTGTCAATTTCATTGAAAATTAGCGACGAAATGTTTTTCGTcgatgtttctttttctatttttgataGCCAATAGTttatacaaaaaagaaattacagaAAAATAGAACAAATCCTTTCATTTAAAGATTGCcaatttttctattataaatcaATCTTAGTAATTTACATTTTCAACTTTTCCTATCAATGAATAATAGTCTTATTAAATACGTAgaccaatcaaaacaaaaaagaaagaggaaataattttaatttttcaacaaccatttaaaattatttgaaggaTAGATACAAGGTAAATACAACTGAATTCAAGCCATTTCTAGtcttcaaatatatttaattaaattcactgcgctttttatatatacatatgatGAAAGAACCATCTTTCCAGGTAATCCAAATTCCATTTGAGAGTTgttaatttctttccttttgttccCTCCACTATTTTGGAAGCATGAAACACGTACGGAAGAACAAACGCAAACTCTACCGCTTGGTTGCTTCATTAGAAAAGTAActtaaaaattagatattataATCAACAACCTTTCTTCCAACAATTAATTACTTGAATAATGTTCTACGATTATCGTGCCAAACcttcctaattaattaaattcgtCAGGTCAGCGCTTTGATGCCTTGAGTTCTAATCTTATACTTAATGGATTAGAATGATCAATTAATAAGAGCTACCTAGCcaatgtttttatgattttattttatttttgataacgTGTATGGCACCTTAGGCACCTCCAAATTATTATTAGGAAAGGAATCATTTCACCTAACATCGTTTAGTGCActctatatatacatatatatatacatatacatatacatatatatatatatacatatacatctGAATACTCTTACATGTATATAGAGATAGACTACCAGCCACTTCTATGGATCAACTCCATTAAGTTGTTCTTCTATCCTTAAAATCAAACTGTTCCTCGTACTTACAGTACGTTACTTGTTGCTCATTCTATTTCTAATTCTGTCGATCCATTTTCAAGCTTCATCAACGTGCAACTCAAACATGTTGACAAGAAAAGGTTCTTTAAAAATTCAACCCCCAGTATACGGTAGTAAGATTACCATCCTTAGTATTGATGGAGGAGGGATTAGAGGAATCTTGCCCGGAGTCATTCTTGCTTACCTTGAAGCTCAACTACAGGTATGTATAATTTCGAAACTTCTCTAATTTAGTTGTTcctcaagaaattaattttgcaGAAGCTATGATATACTTACTTTTATACAAGTGGACCATGAATATATCTATACGGAAAACGTATGGCTCTAATGTTATATATCTTTTATGGCTGGTGCATGTAGGCGCTTGATGGCGAGGATGCAAGGATtgcagattattttgatgtaatctCAGGAACAAGTACTGGTGGTCTCATAACTGCAATGTTAGCTGCACCAAACGAACAGCAACGTCCTCTTTTTGATGCCAAAGATATAGTTCCTTTTTACCTTAACAATTCACCTAAAATTTTCCCACAAACAAGGTATAAAGACAAAGGATATATAATccttagatatatatatttgacatGATATATATACTGGaccatatatatcaattttgtgcctaatgaaaatttaataatagtttttgtttttgcattcgGCTAAAATGCAGTGGGATTTTTGCCTGGCCAACAAATGTTTGGAAAGCTATATCTGGACCTAAGTATGATGGCAAGTATCTACACAAGCTGGTAAGAGATATATTAAAGGACACAAGGTTGCACCAAACCTTGACAAATGTGgttatcccaacttttgacatcAAGAAAATCCAGCCTGTGATCTTTTCTTCGTATCAGGTCATCTCTACATATTATTAACACGTCagttttcagtttggttttctttttctacttcATTACTAACCTTAGTAAATTACATTCATTTCTTCATGGAGGTTCCAAACAATCCAATCAAAGATGCACTACTCTCAGACATATGCATAGCTACCTCAGCAGCTCCAACTTATTTTCCTCCTCATTATTTCAAGAACCAAGATGCACAAGgaaattttgaagaatttaaCCTCATCGATGGTGGCATAGCTGCTAATAACCCAGTGAGATcctctccaaaaaaaaagaacaaaaaatggaAGGAGCGTACTTTTAATTTGGTAACAATAGATATTTCATTAATTCGTCTGTCAATTTGATTCATGCAGACCTTGGTGGCCATTAGCGAAGTAGCCAAACAGATGTCTAAGAAGAATCCAGACTTTTTCCCTATCAAGCCAATGAATTATGAACGTTATCTGGTGATCTCTATTGGGACTGGTGCCAATAAGAATGGAACAACATACAGTGCTAAAGCAGCTTCAGAGTGGGGGGTTATCGGCTGGTTATTCCACAATGGACGTACTCCCTTGATAACTTGCTACAATAATGCTAGTTCTGATATGGTTGATTACCACAACTCTGTGGTTTTTCAAGCCTTTCATTCTGAAAATTACTACCTCCGGATTGATGTAAGAGTCTGTACATCAACATTATTTctcaaaaacataatatagtatTAAGAAAAGGGTTCTTTGGCAGCTGGTACATAACATCTTTTCTTGTATGACCAAGCCACAGTATTTTATGAACAAATACGCGGATGAGATGATTGTTAGGTCAATGAAGAATATACTCTCCACAAGctcaatgccttttttttttgtaaacttaTATTGATCAAACTAATTTAGCTATTCTGAAAATCAGGAGGACAAGCTGCAAGGTGATCTATCTTCTGTTGATATAGCAACAACAGAAAACTTGGAAAATCTAGTGAAAGTCGGAGAGGACCTGCTGAAGAGTCCAGTTTCGCGCATAAATTTGGACACTGGTGCATATGAACCGCTTGAGGATGGTGGTACATACGAAGAAGCACTCCAAAGGTaatatataattacaattaaTTAGCGTTACCCTTCCGCATCAGTATTTCTGATTATATATTGCTGGACTACCACACACTAAATTGTAAGTAAACACTTGTGATGCATGCAGGTTTGCAAAACTACTTTCAGAGGAAAGGAAACTCCGGCAGTCTAACTCAGCACCAgccaaggaagaagaaaactaaaacttgTTTGCTCTGTTGTATTGTAACTGGATTATAAaacacttttttgttttttgtttttccatataCTGAGACGTCTATATTGTGTATTTAATAAGAACAAACAAGATCCACTCCTGAAATATATTACAATCTTGGATCTCGTATATTACTCCGATTTCATATGAGAATTGTATTCTTAGGATACGGTGTTGAGGGTTCGGGTATTGTTAAGAACAGGATCATGTACCCTATTTTTCTCATtgtgttttcaaaaattatattttcaataaaatttaatttttggtatttaatttaattatgatgataaagaaaaaagaaagaaagaaaaagattttagggagtgaaattagaagaaagaaagaacaaggGGTTAAGAAGATTAGGGACTAAAACAATAATGAGAGATTatgcaaaagagaaaaagaatctttttttgaagaatattctaagaaaattgcaaaattattgaaagatattctacacattaaaaaaataaaatttaattaattagaacttcatagccaggaaaaaaaaatataattacctaacattatttttctagtttagttTTCTTACAAAGGATCTCAagcaatattatttttctagtttagttTTCTTACAAAGGATCTCAAGCAATATAAATAGAGAAAGAGATATAGAGAGAAGAGAGCACACCTCGACATTGAAAGAAAGAgtttttgcaaagaaaaacctAAGCAAATAGCAAAAGGAGACAAGATATAAGTTGTCAAATTGCCTAGAAAATCCAACAACACAACACCAACTTTCCAGCCTTCGATCTTCCATCTTCAATGGAGATGACTGACCCCGCCGACAccaacaacaagaaaaagagGTCGTCTATATCACGGAGTCATCCATGCTCTTTCATGTCCCAATGGCACATGAAAAAACACCTCAAAAGCCAAACTAGTTGTCTCGTGTGTGTAGTACACACGCCAACACTGTTTTTTCCAacacttttctttcttcattctaGCTCCCTAGTCCAGTTCCAACCGACTCCAACAACTCTTAAAGGTCAATTTTAACCCctacatgttatttatttgttgattgaataattttgtGATTTCTTTCGTTAATCTTTGAATTGTgaacatgtattaatttgtatattgttttgaataaattcATGATGAGcacatgattttcttttttggtttatacTTGTATTAATTGAATTGGTAggaatatttatgattttttatggtgGATATGTTTCgaggaataattaatttgttgtgcattaatataaattgtgcaatagaaagaaataaatcaaaacccGAGTctccatttattattattttgaatcttGCCctcataataaaaaaccaaggatTACGCTTCATTTTCAAGCCTGCATCTCAAATCACCGCCCTAGGAATTTTTACctctaataaaaataagtattcattttagataaaatattaacatgcatgtataatatatatttttatcgttaaaatcaaataacaatataGCTTATCTTAGGTGGGATGTTCTAAGGTGATTGTTATCTTCTCTTTAGTataaccagtcccttacctaaaaatctttaaaagacTAGTTAAggtttataaaaatcataaaactaagtgtcatatcattttttatatttatttttaccccTTTCACATAATCAAATTATCGAGACGTTCCTCATGACAAAATGACGACTCTATTGGGGATTTAAGGTTaagatttgattatttgattttgtgacaATATGCTTGACATgctttgtatatattttatgcTTGATTGCTTAAACTAATTAATGTGtgtttattatttgtta is part of the Populus trichocarpa isolate Nisqually-1 chromosome 7, P.trichocarpa_v4.1, whole genome shotgun sequence genome and encodes:
- the LOC7477953 gene encoding patatin-like protein 3 produces the protein MLTRKGSLKIQPPVYGSKITILSIDGGGIRGILPGVILAYLEAQLQALDGEDARIADYFDVISGTSTGGLITAMLAAPNEQQRPLFDAKDIVPFYLNNSPKIFPQTSGIFAWPTNVWKAISGPKYDGKYLHKLVRDILKDTRLHQTLTNVVIPTFDIKKIQPVIFSSYQVPNNPIKDALLSDICIATSAAPTYFPPHYFKNQDAQGNFEEFNLIDGGIAANNPTLVAISEVAKQMSKKNPDFFPIKPMNYERYLVISIGTGANKNGTTYSAKAASEWGVIGWLFHNGRTPLITCYNNASSDMVDYHNSVVFQAFHSENYYLRIDEDKLQGDLSSVDIATTENLENLVKVGEDLLKSPVSRINLDTGAYEPLEDGGTYEEALQRFAKLLSEERKLRQSNSAPAKEEEN